A single region of the Halorussus gelatinilyticus genome encodes:
- a CDS encoding IMPACT family protein, which yields MTDDTYLTLAGRGRATFEIRGSEFVGHAAPAADREAAEAFVAEVRAEYDDATHNVPAYRVRESGGRASGNDAGAGRGMLREYGDDDGEPSGSAGKPALNVLQQEDVENAVAVVTRYYGGTNLGVGGLARAYSRGVKEAIEDAGIVAERPHERFSVAVEYDDSGTVRGILESASGDEGAAFDADYAERVSFEVRVPVAEAEGLRDRIRSATSGRAEIDGGE from the coding sequence ATGACCGACGACACCTACCTGACGCTGGCGGGCCGGGGCCGAGCGACCTTCGAGATTCGCGGCTCTGAGTTCGTCGGCCACGCCGCGCCCGCCGCCGACCGCGAGGCGGCCGAGGCGTTCGTCGCCGAGGTCCGGGCCGAGTACGACGACGCGACCCACAACGTCCCGGCCTACCGGGTCCGGGAGTCCGGCGGGAGGGCGTCCGGCAACGACGCCGGGGCCGGTCGCGGGATGCTCCGGGAGTACGGCGACGACGACGGCGAACCCTCCGGGTCGGCGGGCAAGCCCGCGCTGAACGTCCTCCAGCAGGAGGACGTCGAGAACGCCGTCGCGGTCGTAACCCGGTACTACGGCGGGACGAATCTGGGCGTCGGCGGACTGGCGCGGGCCTACTCGCGGGGCGTCAAGGAGGCCATCGAGGACGCCGGAATCGTCGCAGAGCGCCCCCACGAGCGGTTCTCGGTCGCGGTCGAGTACGACGACTCGGGAACCGTGCGCGGGATTCTGGAGAGCGCGAGCGGCGACGAGGGCGCGGCGTTCGACGCCGACTACGCCGAGCGCGTGAGCTTCGAGGTCCGGGTACCCGTCGCGGAGGCCGAAGGGCTTCGAGACCGGATCCGGAGCGCGACGAGCGGACGGGCCGAAATCGACGGCGGCGAGTGA
- a CDS encoding AI-2E family transporter: MVGLPDERERLAWWGLTLAVAGLFAFVVWSFVGTIVLGVFIYYGARPLYRRLRTEFSSDHAADLTLLIVLVPVLALVGYTVLVGLDQFSQLTGTDFESYAQFVPGSPEQATALVEKVRGVVGPGPAQGQMQEVLSVAVSAFTTLTAGLAHLILSVLLAFTLLREDARIAAWFRGQFGAEGSAAYAYFEAVDEDLHTVFVGNVLTVFAVIVMGLMVYNGLNLLAPASIGVPVPTLLALLTGLATLVPLVVGKIVYVPVGVYLAYQAATGPGPLWFPAAFFGACFVLLDLLPVAVLRPYIAGRNIHGGLMIFAYIGGTMLFGWYGLFLGPLLVVVSVHLARIVLPGLVHGETVTGAVRTAESLGADPKSVVESPVADDAVAAEPTDDADERTTDGGKAPEGEPASEREE; encoded by the coding sequence ATGGTCGGACTCCCCGACGAGCGCGAGCGTCTGGCGTGGTGGGGCCTCACGCTGGCGGTCGCGGGTCTCTTCGCGTTCGTCGTCTGGTCGTTCGTCGGAACCATCGTCCTCGGCGTGTTCATCTACTACGGCGCGCGTCCCCTCTACCGACGGCTCAGGACCGAGTTCTCGTCGGACCACGCCGCCGACCTCACGCTGCTCATCGTCCTCGTGCCGGTTCTCGCGCTGGTCGGCTACACTGTCCTCGTCGGTCTCGACCAGTTCAGCCAGTTGACCGGCACCGACTTCGAATCGTACGCCCAGTTCGTGCCGGGGTCGCCCGAGCAGGCGACAGCGCTGGTCGAGAAGGTTCGGGGGGTGGTCGGTCCCGGCCCGGCGCAGGGCCAGATGCAGGAGGTCCTCTCGGTGGCGGTGTCGGCGTTCACCACGCTGACCGCGGGGCTGGCGCATCTCATCCTCTCCGTTCTGCTGGCGTTCACGCTCCTGCGCGAGGACGCCCGCATCGCGGCGTGGTTCCGCGGCCAGTTCGGAGCGGAGGGGTCGGCGGCCTACGCCTACTTCGAGGCGGTGGACGAGGACCTCCACACGGTGTTCGTCGGCAACGTCCTGACCGTCTTCGCGGTCATCGTGATGGGACTGATGGTGTACAACGGACTGAACCTCCTCGCGCCCGCGAGCATCGGCGTGCCGGTGCCGACCCTGCTCGCGCTCCTAACCGGGTTGGCGACGCTCGTTCCCCTCGTCGTCGGGAAGATAGTCTACGTGCCCGTCGGCGTCTACCTCGCGTATCAGGCCGCGACGGGACCGGGACCGCTCTGGTTCCCCGCCGCGTTCTTCGGGGCCTGTTTCGTCCTGCTGGACCTGCTTCCGGTCGCGGTCCTCCGGCCGTACATCGCGGGCCGGAACATCCACGGCGGATTGATGATATTCGCGTACATCGGCGGGACGATGCTGTTCGGCTGGTACGGCCTGTTCCTCGGTCCACTGCTGGTCGTAGTGAGCGTCCACCTCGCCAGAATCGTCTTGCCGGGGCTGGTACACGGCGAAACGGTCACCGGCGCGGTCCGGACCGCCGAATCGCTCGGGGCCGACCCGAAGTCGGTGGTCGAGAGTCCCGTGGCCGACGACGCGGTGGCGGCAGAGCCGACGGACGACGCCGACGAGCGCACGACCGACGGAGGCAAGGCCCCGGAGGGTGAACCCGCGAGCGAACGCGAGGAATGA
- a CDS encoding PQQ-dependent sugar dehydrogenase → MTFDSNRRRFLALAAAGGAVGLAGCSGGAPSAGRDATAETTATTDSGGRETATAAEGDSLPEAVGLETLATGFEVPLDVAFAPDADRRYVADQRGRVFVHESGGLRDRPFLDLRETVTVGSETGLLGIALHPNFAENRRVFVRYSAPPRTGTPDGYSHTFVLSEFEATANGRRARRDSERTILEIPEPQGNHNAGSVLFGPDGYLYVGVGDGGSGGDRGTGHVEDWYDAVAGGNGQDVTENLLGSVLRIDIDNQQGDRNYAIPEDNPFAGDDEGLPEHFAWGFRNPWRMAFDRGDLLVADVGQSAYEEVSLVEKGGNYGWNVEEGAHCYSADDCPDSTPSDVRGGEPLRDPVIEYPHSGEGVTGVSVIGGEVYRGSAVPDLSGTYLFADLSARGRLFAATPPESRDGGGTADGANSDDGLWPTAVVDVADDDAGKVSRVYSFGRDADGEVYVLSSGDDGGGLHRVAPA, encoded by the coding sequence ATGACCTTCGACTCGAACCGACGCCGGTTCCTCGCGCTCGCGGCCGCCGGGGGTGCGGTCGGTCTCGCCGGCTGTTCGGGGGGCGCGCCGTCGGCCGGCCGGGACGCGACGGCCGAGACGACCGCGACGACCGATTCGGGCGGCAGGGAGACGGCGACCGCGGCGGAGGGCGACTCGCTGCCCGAGGCCGTCGGACTGGAGACGCTGGCGACCGGGTTCGAGGTGCCGCTCGACGTGGCGTTCGCGCCCGACGCCGACCGGCGCTACGTCGCCGACCAGCGGGGTCGCGTCTTCGTCCACGAGTCGGGTGGCCTGCGCGACCGGCCGTTCCTCGACCTGCGCGAGACGGTCACGGTGGGGAGCGAGACTGGCCTGCTCGGTATCGCGCTCCACCCGAACTTCGCCGAGAACCGCCGCGTCTTCGTCCGGTACAGCGCCCCGCCGCGCACCGGCACGCCGGACGGCTACAGCCACACCTTCGTCCTCTCGGAGTTCGAGGCGACCGCGAACGGTCGGCGAGCGAGACGCGACTCCGAGCGAACGATTCTCGAAATCCCCGAACCGCAGGGCAACCACAACGCCGGGTCCGTCCTCTTCGGTCCGGACGGCTACCTCTACGTCGGCGTCGGCGACGGCGGGTCGGGCGGCGACCGAGGCACCGGCCACGTCGAGGACTGGTACGACGCCGTGGCCGGCGGCAACGGACAGGACGTGACCGAGAACCTGCTCGGGAGCGTCCTGCGAATCGACATCGACAATCAGCAAGGCGACAGGAACTACGCCATCCCCGAGGACAATCCCTTCGCGGGCGACGACGAGGGTCTCCCCGAACACTTCGCGTGGGGCTTCCGGAACCCGTGGCGGATGGCGTTCGACCGCGGGGACCTGCTGGTCGCCGACGTGGGCCAGAGCGCCTACGAGGAGGTGAGTCTGGTCGAGAAGGGCGGCAACTACGGCTGGAACGTCGAGGAGGGCGCTCACTGCTACTCGGCCGACGACTGCCCGGACAGCACGCCGAGCGACGTGCGCGGCGGGGAACCCCTCCGCGACCCCGTAATCGAGTATCCCCACTCGGGCGAGGGCGTCACCGGCGTCTCGGTCATCGGCGGGGAGGTCTACCGCGGGTCGGCGGTTCCCGACCTCTCCGGAACCTACCTCTTCGCGGACCTCTCTGCTCGCGGGCGACTGTTCGCCGCGACGCCGCCGGAGTCGCGGGACGGCGGCGGAACCGCGGACGGAGCGAACTCCGACGACGGTCTCTGGCCGACCGCGGTCGTGGACGTGGCCGACGACGACGCCGGGAAGGTGAGTCGGGTCTACTCGTTCGGCCGGGACGCGGACGGCGAGGTGTACGTTCTGTCGAGCGGCGACGACGGCGGCGGTCTGCACCGCGTCGCCCCGGCGTAG
- a CDS encoding ACT domain-containing protein codes for MFDEIMQKFEGSPSQQAVIRLLLERGFSVNDDGRVVSGSIEIPNTQIAREIDVDRRVVDSTTDAILEDEQLRRIFQNISSIPSLMDLAPVLDLHVLTVDVSDADRPGIVATITTLLADDGISIRQTISEDPEFTDEPRLYLVTDAEVPGDLLNELKNLDFVRKIELQ; via the coding sequence ATGTTCGACGAGATTATGCAGAAGTTCGAGGGGAGTCCCTCCCAGCAGGCGGTCATCCGACTGCTCCTCGAACGCGGGTTCTCGGTCAACGACGACGGGCGGGTCGTCTCCGGCAGCATCGAGATTCCCAACACCCAAATCGCCCGCGAAATCGACGTGGACCGGCGCGTCGTGGACTCCACGACCGACGCCATCCTCGAAGACGAGCAGTTGCGCCGCATCTTCCAGAACATCTCCTCGATTCCGAGCCTGATGGACCTCGCGCCGGTCCTCGACCTGCACGTCCTGACGGTGGACGTGTCCGACGCCGACCGACCCGGCATCGTCGCGACCATCACGACCCTGCTGGCGGACGACGGCATCTCCATCCGCCAGACCATCAGCGAGGACCCGGAGTTCACCGACGAACCGCGGCTCTATCTGGTGACGGACGCGGAGGTTCCGGGAGACCTCCTGAACGAACTGAAGAACCTCGACTTCGTGCGGAAAATCGAGTTGCAGTAA